DNA from Sphingomonas sp. IW22:
GCTGGACGAGGCCAAGCGCAATGGCGCGACGTTGCCGATGACGGCGCTGGTCGATCAATTCTATGCCGAGGTGCAAAAGGCCGGTGGCGGGCGGATGGACACCAGTTCGCTGGTCACACGCCTGCCGCGCTGACGCCGGTCAGCGCGGGGCGAACGCCTCGCGCCATTCGGGCCGTACCGCCGCGACAATGGCGGGCGTGACCGGCAGCGTCAGGTCATACGTCCCCTCCGCATACGGCCCGGCGACATAGGGGCCGACGAGCAGGCCGACCCGGTCGATCCGCTCGCCATCGCTTGAGCCCAGGATCAGCGTCGTCTCCGCCACCTTGGGGCAATCGTTGAAGGGATCGTCCGATCGTCCGACGGGCACGCCGCGCCGCCCCTGTCGCGCGCGGTCCAGCCGCTGGCAAAAGGCATCGCCCATCGCCGACTGGATGGCTTGCGCGGACGCGAACAGCTCGGTCGGGGCCAGCCGCTTGCCCGCCGCCTTGTCCCACAACAGCGCGTCGAAACCCGGACTGCCATGCGCGCCGCCGGTATAGGCATAGGTTTCCGCCGACAGGCTGAGCAGGCGCGGCGTTTCGGTCACCACTTTCCACTCGATGTTCAGCGCATAGGGGCGATAGGGAAAGCCGCCCTTTTCCGTTTCTCGCCGCCATTCGCCGGTGTCGCGCTTCAACCCGGCAAGCGCCGTCTCCCGCTCCGCATCCAGCGCGCGGGCAAGCGGCGCGATCGCCGCCGCCTCCGCCGGATAGGCATAGGCAAAGCTATAGTCGTCCGTCTCCAGCTTGACGCGGCTGGGGGCGGCGGGCGGGGGTGAGGGGGCGGGCGCAGGCGCGGGCGGGGCGGCGGTGGTGTTCGCCACTGCTTCCTCTGGCGACGCCGTCGGATCGCCGCACGCTGCCAGCATTGCCGACAGCCCCAGAATTGCCACGGTCCGCATCGCACCCTCGCCAAAAACCCGTGGGCATCTTATGGCACGGCCATGCAGCTTCTCAACACGCGCACGATGCGGGTGCGCCTTGCCGCCCTCCTGTCCCTTTCGACGCTGGCAATGGCCGCCCCGGCATGGGCCGACGGGCTGATCGACAATGTCGACGGCGTGACGCTGGACGAAAAGGGGCGGGTGACGCGGTTCACCGGCATCCTGATCGACAAGAACGGCACCATCACCCGCGTGCTGGGGCGAAAGGACAAGCGGCCGGAAAGACTCGACTGGCGCACCGACATGAAGGGGCGGGTGGTCATCCCCGGCATGATCGACGCGCATGGTCATTTCATGGAACTGGGGTTCAAGGCGCTGTCGCTCGACCTGTCGGACACGACCAGTTTCGAGGAGGCGAAGGCGAAGATCGCCGCCTATGCCGCCGCCAATCCCAACCGCCCGTGGATTACCGGCGGCGGGTGGAATCAGGAACGCTGGGGCCTTGGCCGCTTCCCGACCGCCGCTGAACTCGACGCCATCGTGCCGGGCAAGCCGGTGTGGCTGGAGCGCGTGGACGGCCACGCCGCCTGGGCCAATTCGGCGGCGATGAAGGCGGCGGGCGTGACGGCCAAGACCGCCGCACCCACAGGCGGGCGTATCGAAAAGGGCGCGGGCGGCGCGCCGTCGGGCGTGTTCGTCGATGCCGCGATGCAATTGGTGGCAAAGGCGGTGCCCCCGCCTGCTCCCCGCGACCGCAACGCCGCCTTTCTGGAAGCGCAGAAGATCCTGCTGTCCAGCGGCATCACCGCGACGGCCGACATGGGCACCAGTCTGGATGACTGGCTGACCTATCGCTACATGGGCGACCGCAACCTGCTGCGTATCCATATCATGAGCTATGCCAACTCGGTCGAGACGGCGGTGCGCGTCGGCGTCAGCGGGCCGACGCCGTGGCTGTACAACGACCGGCTGCGCATGGGCGGGATCAAGCTGTATCTCGACGGCGCGCTGGGGTCGCGCGGGGCGTGGCTGAAGGCGCCCTATGCCGATGCGCCGGGACAAACCGGCCTGCCGCTGCAAAACGATACGCAATTGCTCAATCAGATGAGCCGGGGCGCGATGGACGGGTTCCAGCTGGCCGTCCACGCCATTGGCGACCGCGCCAATGCGGAGGTGTTGTTCGCGATCGAGGAATTATCGTCCAGCTATACCGGCGACCGGCGCTGGCGCATCGAACATGCCCAGATTGTCGACCCCGCCGACCTGCCCGGCTTTGGCCGCAACGGCGTGATCGCATCGATGCAGCCGGTGCATCAGACCAGCGACCGCGTGATGGCGGAGACGCGGCTGGGGCCGCAGCGGCTGGGCGGTGCCTATGCGTGGAAATCCATCACCGCGACGGGTGCGCGGGTGGTGTTCGGGTCCGACTATCCGGTGGAAAAGCCCAATCCGTTCGTCGGCTGGGCGGCGGGCTTTACCCGGCAGGACGCCGACGGCCAGCCCTTTGGCGGGTGGCGGCCCGAAGAGGCGCTGAGCCGGGAGGGGGCATGGCGCGCCTTTACCACCGACGCCGCCTATGCCGGCTTTGCCGAGCGCAAGCTGGGCCGCATTGCAGAGGGGATGCGCGCCGATTTCGTCGTGGTCGACCGTGACCCCAGCATGGTCAGCCCGACCGAGCTGCGCCAGACGCAGGTCTTCGAAACCTGGGTCAATGGCGAAAAGGTGTGGGAGCGCGGGCAGAGGGCGATCGACGTGCCCGAAGGCGGCGCCGCGCCGGTCAAGCCCTATATCGAACCGGGCCGTTAAGCGGGGCGGGGGCCACGCGCCCCCGCCCGCCTTGGATCAGGCCTTGGTCTCACCAGCGGTGCGCGTGCCCGCTGCCGCCGGTTCGGCAAGCTCGCCTTCGCCCGCCATCGCGTGATCCTCGTCATCGCGCAGCGTGTCGAGGTGCATCCAGCGCGTGACGATGGGCGACAGCAGCAGCACGACGGCGGCGATGCCCAGCGTCCACCAGCCGATGGTCGAATACACCTGAAGCGTGCCTTCCTTGGTCATTTCGCCGCCATGGCCGCCGGTCGCCTCACCGATCTTGCCGGCCACGAAATTGCCGACGGCGGTCATGTAGAACCAGGCACCCATGATCAGGCTGGCCAGATGCTTTGGCGCCAGCCGGTTCATCGCCGACAGCCCGACCGGGGACAGGCAAAGCTCGCCCGCGGTCTGGAAGAAATAGATCAGGAAAACGAACAGCACCGGCGTCGCGACCGCCGGGCCGACCGCACGCGCGCCCCAGACGAAAACGAGGAAGCTGAGCGCCACCAGCACCAGCGCGATGCCGAACTTGGCGGGCGCCGACGGTTCGATCCGCCGCTTGCCCAGACCCACCCATGCCGCGGCGAAAATGGGGCCGAGCAGCACGATGTAGATCGGGTTGATCGACTGGAACAGCGACGCCGGCACCCCGCCGCGATCGACATAACGGTCGGTATACAGGTTCAGCGACCCGCCCGCCTGTTCGAACAGGCCCCAGAAGACGGGGTTGAGCGCGATCAGGAACAGGATGGCGAACATCCGGTCGCGGGCGTGCGGCTCCAGCTTGAACGATTCGAACAGCACATAGCCCAGCAGCCCCACGCCGGAGATGATCAGCAGCGTCTGAATCACGTCCTGATACTGGACCAGCGCCCAGATCACCGCGATCGACGCGACGCCGATGCCATAGAGCGACCATTCGCGCTGGCGGCTGAGCGGCGCGGGCGGCTCTGCCCGGCCCAGCAGCAGCGGCTTGCCCAGCGCGAACACGATTAGGCCCAGCAGCATGCCGACGCCCGCCGCGCCGAAACCCCAGCCCCAGCCATAGGTTTCGCCCAGCCAGCCCGCCATGATCGTGCCCAGCGCCGCACCCACGTTGATGCCGACATAGAAGATCGTATAGGCGCCGTCGCGGCGGGTATCGGTGCGCGAATAAAGCTGGCCGACAATGACCGAGATATTCGCCTTCAGAAAGCCGGTGCCGACGATGATGAAGGCCAGCGCCAGCCAGAAGATGTTGATCGCGGCCGATTGCTGTCCGCCGTCGCCCTCGATCCCCATCAGGAAATGGCCCAGCGTCAGCATGACGCCGCCGAACAGCACCGCCTTTCGCTGACCCAGATAACGGTCGGCCAGATAGCCGCCCAGCACCGGCGTGATGTAGACCAGGCTGGTATAGGCGCCGTAGATCAGGTTCGCCTTGCCGTCGTCGAACAGCCAGTGTTTGGTCAGATAGAAGATCAGCAGCGCGCGCATCCCGTAATAGGAAAAACGCTCCCACATCTCGGCAAAGAACAGGACGTACAGGCCGCGCGGATGGCCGGCGAATTCCGGCTGCTTGCTGGCGGCAACGACGCCGCCGCCGATCAGCAGCAGGACAAGGAACGCGCCCGCGATCGCGGCGATCGTGTCGGCAGTGGTCAAGGGCAAGCCTCTCTGAACAATTGGGCCGGTCGGCGGCCGGCATTTGGCCGAACCCTAACCCCGAATCGCGTAAAGCCAAGCGGCAATGTCACAATTGTGACTTGTCGACGGCGTGCGCGGCCCCTTGCATGAGCGTGCCAGCGCGTTAGCGATGGGTCATGTTCAACGACACCGCAAGCCTTTCGACCTACCTTGCCACCCGCCGTTCGGGCAAGCCGCGCGACATGGTGGCGCCGGGTCCCCACCGGGCCACATTGGCCAGGATGGTCGAAATCGCCGCGCGCACGCCCGATCATGGCAAGCTGGCGCCGTGGCGCTTCATCGTCATCGGCGCCGAACAGCGCGCCGCCTTTTCCGACATGCTGGGGGCCGCCTATCGCATCGACCGGCCCGAAGCCGGGCGGCTGGAGATCGAGGCGGTGCAGCAATTCGCGCATCAGGCGCCGACGCTGGTCGCCGTGCTGTCATCGCCGCGCGAAAGCCATATCCCCTTGTGGGAACAGGAATTGTCAGCGGGCGCGGCGGTGATGAACCTGCTGCACGCGGCCAATGCCCATGGTTTCGTCGGCGGATGGCTGACGGGCTGGGCGGCATTTTCGCCCGCTGTGCTGGCGGGGTTGGGCGGCCGCGCGGGGGAGCGGATCGCCGGGTTCGTGTTCATCGGCACGCCGTCGCGCGCACTGGACGAACGACCGCGCCCGTCGCTGGACGCGATCCTGTCCG
Protein-coding regions in this window:
- a CDS encoding DUF4163 domain-containing protein yields the protein MRTVAILGLSAMLAACGDPTASPEEAVANTTAAPPAPAPAPSPPPAAPSRVKLETDDYSFAYAYPAEAAAIAPLARALDAERETALAGLKRDTGEWRRETEKGGFPYRPYALNIEWKVVTETPRLLSLSAETYAYTGGAHGSPGFDALLWDKAAGKRLAPTELFASAQAIQSAMGDAFCQRLDRARQGRRGVPVGRSDDPFNDCPKVAETTLILGSSDGERIDRVGLLVGPYVAGPYAEGTYDLTLPVTPAIVAAVRPEWREAFAPR
- a CDS encoding amidohydrolase, whose amino-acid sequence is MRVRLAALLSLSTLAMAAPAWADGLIDNVDGVTLDEKGRVTRFTGILIDKNGTITRVLGRKDKRPERLDWRTDMKGRVVIPGMIDAHGHFMELGFKALSLDLSDTTSFEEAKAKIAAYAAANPNRPWITGGGWNQERWGLGRFPTAAELDAIVPGKPVWLERVDGHAAWANSAAMKAAGVTAKTAAPTGGRIEKGAGGAPSGVFVDAAMQLVAKAVPPPAPRDRNAAFLEAQKILLSSGITATADMGTSLDDWLTYRYMGDRNLLRIHIMSYANSVETAVRVGVSGPTPWLYNDRLRMGGIKLYLDGALGSRGAWLKAPYADAPGQTGLPLQNDTQLLNQMSRGAMDGFQLAVHAIGDRANAEVLFAIEELSSSYTGDRRWRIEHAQIVDPADLPGFGRNGVIASMQPVHQTSDRVMAETRLGPQRLGGAYAWKSITATGARVVFGSDYPVEKPNPFVGWAAGFTRQDADGQPFGGWRPEEALSREGAWRAFTTDAAYAGFAERKLGRIAEGMRADFVVVDRDPSMVSPTELRQTQVFETWVNGEKVWERGQRAIDVPEGGAAPVKPYIEPGR
- a CDS encoding peptide MFS transporter — encoded protein: MTTADTIAAIAGAFLVLLLIGGGVVAASKQPEFAGHPRGLYVLFFAEMWERFSYYGMRALLIFYLTKHWLFDDGKANLIYGAYTSLVYITPVLGGYLADRYLGQRKAVLFGGVMLTLGHFLMGIEGDGGQQSAAINIFWLALAFIIVGTGFLKANISVIVGQLYSRTDTRRDGAYTIFYVGINVGAALGTIMAGWLGETYGWGWGFGAAGVGMLLGLIVFALGKPLLLGRAEPPAPLSRQREWSLYGIGVASIAVIWALVQYQDVIQTLLIISGVGLLGYVLFESFKLEPHARDRMFAILFLIALNPVFWGLFEQAGGSLNLYTDRYVDRGGVPASLFQSINPIYIVLLGPIFAAAWVGLGKRRIEPSAPAKFGIALVLVALSFLVFVWGARAVGPAVATPVLFVFLIYFFQTAGELCLSPVGLSAMNRLAPKHLASLIMGAWFYMTAVGNFVAGKIGEATGGHGGEMTKEGTLQVYSTIGWWTLGIAAVVLLLSPIVTRWMHLDTLRDDEDHAMAGEGELAEPAAAGTRTAGETKA
- a CDS encoding nitroreductase, with the protein product MFNDTASLSTYLATRRSGKPRDMVAPGPHRATLARMVEIAARTPDHGKLAPWRFIVIGAEQRAAFSDMLGAAYRIDRPEAGRLEIEAVQQFAHQAPTLVAVLSSPRESHIPLWEQELSAGAAVMNLLHAANAHGFVGGWLTGWAAFSPAVLAGLGGRAGERIAGFVFIGTPSRALDERPRPSLDAILSDWAG